Part of the bacterium genome, TAACAATCTTCTAACAGAATTGCCGAAAATTGTTTGATCTAACCTCCGCGCTGCCTCTTTGTGCGTGCCGGGGAAGAGATGTCCATAGCGGTCCAGCGTGGTTTTTGCAGAACTGTGTCCCAGCTGTGACTGCACGAACTTGATGTCCTCTCCCTGCGCGATCAAGAGTGACGCGTAGGTATGCCTCAGGTCATGGAAGCGTATTCGCCTGATCCCAGCTCTTTCGAGCGCCGTCAGAAACTGCCGCTTGATAAGATTATCAGGGTCGAGCGGACGACCACTTGCATCGCAAAATACCAAATCCAACTTTGAGGAACTGGCGACAGTGCGATGATACATGAGCGTCTGACACAAATGCGGCGACAGCATGATACGCCGGAACGAGTAATTCGATTTCGGCGTTTGAAAGGCACCACGATACAGCGAACGGCGCACGCTTATCTGGGATGAATTCCAATCGATATCACCCCATTTCAGAGCGAGCAGTTCGCCACGACGCATGCCTGTCAGCACGGCGGTCATGAAAAACGCTTGATAGCGCGAATCCACATGCTCCAGGAGAAGACAGATCTCCTCAGGGCGAAGAAAGTCCATCTCCTCAATTTCGACACGCGGACGCTTCACAAAGGCCGCTGGATTGACGCGCAAGTAGCCCCATTCGATGGCGTGCTGCAACATCTCCTTCAATGGAATCAAGATGTTAACCACCGATTTCGGGCTCAAGCCATCGAGCCTGATTTTCTCGCAAGCAGGCGCTGAATATCGGAACCAGATATCTGATGAAGCCAGAGTTTGCCCAAGGCCGGTAGAAGATGACGCCGAGTAATTGCCTCATAGCTGACGTAAGTGGAGTGCTTGACACTTACCTGAGCGTAATCTTGCAGCCATGTCGCAGCAAAATCAGTGAACGTGGATTTCCTCAGCTCAGCCACAACCTCATCATAACCCTCCGTGATCCTCCTAACGAGTAGACGTTCAGCTCTCTTTTTGCTTGGACCTGCTGATTCCCATTTCTGGCGGCCATTTATCCGATAAACGGCATACCAACATCCAGCGCGCTTTACAACGCTTCCTTTTGCCAATTGCTTTTCACCTCCTTTCAGTCTGGCAGAGTTATAGGATTTAATGTCTTGAAGTTCATTGTTGTGCCTATCGAAACCACATCGATTCCCTTGTAGCCAGACAAGGGATGACAGGCTGCTAGGTACAAGCAATTGCCGTACCAAAATCGGTGACGCAAAGTTGTTCACAGAATTCAGCTGGCTCGGTGTGTATGATAAAGCACTCATTGGAACTCAAGATATACTGCTGCGCCGGATAATTCAAGAGCACTTCTCTTCTCATCGATTCGAAATTCCAACTCGCGATCATCTGGCGCCGCCTTTGGATTTTGTCTTCAGGTATTCGAGCACCTCTTTTTCGAGAAATCTAACGTACTTGCCGAACTTGTAGTGAGGAATCTGCTCCGTGCCACTTTTCCGGGTACGGTCATAAATCCATGTCACCGGGACTCTTAATCGTCTAGCCAGCTCCTCGATATCCAAATAGTTATCCATTTTCCCTCACTGGAATTCGCAACTCAGGAGATTCATTTATGAATCGACATGTTCACGAATCTGCTTTCTCAACACCCGTCGCACAGAATGGCTATCGCGTGACCATGACTTGAATGTCAGCGAATTTGAGCCACTCGTTTTCGCGCACTAATACCAGCCGGCCATCTGGAATCCTCTTCCAATCTGATGAGCCATTCCAACGGTATGATCCATTGAGGCCGACCGACTCAAGCAAAACAGCAGGCCCAAAACGCCTTATTGTAGCGTGGTGCCTACTGACGTTGGGAGACCCACCAGATCATCCCTTCCCACAGCTACTGGTTCTTTCGAGATGGGAATGGTCCTATTCGTTGACCTGACAACAAACTTCAACGCTGGATAAGCATGGCGATCAACAGGACAGTCAGTCTTCGATGCGTCGATGATTGACGGATAACCACAAACATCACACAAATCAATGCGTCCAAGCGCCGAGGACAAGGCCACTACCCACTGAGTCGCACTCGGCCGCTCTTGGCACGTGATGAGAAATGCCTCGACGAAAGAGAGCACAAAGGTTCGCGTCCAATACGTAGGGAGAATAATGCCCTTCGATTGGTCTATCTCTGCTGAAGCATGAAGGATCATAGAGCCAGTCGGCCATGGCTTGTTTAAAACCTTCTTTCGTATCTCCTTTGCCAAACCAGGGTGGCAATGCAAAAGCAGTTCATGCAGTACCACCGCTAACGCGAAGCGATCGCTCTGAATCGTTGGCAAAGCTGACTGATTCAGCTCCATGCCCTGACGGAGTTCTGGTGACATATACTCCGGATGTCCGACCATGAATGGTGGCGGCGCTCCCGTCGCGACATAGTTGTCAAGATCGATAGCGTAAACTTCGAAATGATCACCCTTTTTGACGAGGAGGAAGTTACCGGGGTTAATATCGCCGTAAGCAATTCCTGCTGAATGCACCGCCTCCACTAAGCGCGCCAAACACAAGGCAACTTGCAGTCCTTGAGAGAAATCAAGTCTTGGATCTGCAAATTCGTCAAACAGGGTGTGGCCCGGAATGTAGCTCGAATAGTGGCCTACGTGGTCCGGTGTCGTGATTGAATCAGTCGGTGCTACGAGTGCTGAACACCTCGATCCCAATTTCAAGTCAATCAGGAAACGAATGCGCTGCACGACTGCATCCCTGTCAAACTGCGGTTTGAAGATCTTGATCACTCCGGTCTTACCGGAACCGAGATCTGTCGCTTGGGCAACGATGCCTTGTCCCCCGGATCCGATCTGATCTTCTATTCGAAGTTTGCGGCCCGAATCTGTCTGGAGAATGGATTGGTTTTCAATCATAGCTCCAGCTCCTTTTCTGAAACTGCATTTCCTTCGGGTGCTGGAGTATCAGCAGCGGGCTCCTGGTCTAACGGTTCCTCGTCCGCCGGCAAATCTGGTCGACTACCGTCCCCCATCAACGCCAATGTCAAATTATCATCGAAGATGAACCCAGAATCGTCTGCCCAATTCGACAGCTCATCCAAAACTTGCTCCGTGACAATTTGCAGGTTGCCATCGCGAGCAAGAGCAACCTGCACGATTCTGGTGATGTATTCATTTGTGCCGACGGGAAAGGCTTCCGGCGTGTCCTCCAGTCTATCAAAGAAACCATCGGTACCAACAAAGATCAAATCACCCCGATGACGTTCAGCTTTTCCGGAAATAGGTTCACCATGCGGAGTAGGCCCAAGTGAAGCAGTCAGCAGGTTAGGCCTATGGATGTCGGCCTTCTGAGGCTTCAGAAGATGCACGATTTCTCCGGAACTTCGATAGATAGAAATGCCACCATCGCCAATATAGGCGTAACCGATTCCGTGCTGTCCGCCGATGAGAACAATTAGCGTAGTAAGCAACGCTTGATCCTGGAGCGTGAGCTTCCGGTCCACCGCCTCGAGACGACGCGCTGCTGCTTTCAGTGCCATCATGCTAACCAATTCGAGATCTTCTTCGCCGTCACTCTCACCACAGCCAAGGAGACGAAAGATCTTGAGGGATGCCGCCTTCACCGCATGATCGGAAGCTAACCCGCCCAAAGGAAGTCCTCCGAGTCCGTCAGCAACGACAACGACCTGATAACCGCTGATGACGAAGCAGGCGCCGAAATCTTGTTGTTCGCTTCGCACTTGCCCTTTTACGGACGAAAGGCCCAATCTCCAGGGCTCCCGGGGAAAAGATGGATTAGCGGCAATCGATTCCATCGCTGCCTCTACCTCGAGTTCATTGAGGACTCTCTCGGGAAAGCAGGGTTGTTCGGCATCACCAACCCCGGAGTCGCAGGGATCGGCATCGATGGAAAGCTCGGCAGAAGATGAACTAACGATCGAGTGATCCAATCCACTACCGGTAGCATCTGCCTCAGGTTCTGAGCTTTCAAACTCTGATGCCATCAGGCGATCAGTTGGTGCACACCGGTAACCATTGTCGACGGCCGATCTGACGAGTGAGGGCTTTGCGCCAAGAACGACAACTAATCCTGAACGAAATAAATAAAAAAAGAAAAGAGCCAGTGTAGTCAGCAGCAGCATGATGAAAACGAGAGTACCTAGCATAGCAGTCGTCATACGATTCTCGTTCGAATCGATCAGTCTCTCGCTCACTGGCATCTGGACGTTTCCCGCCACGCTAGCCATTGGATCTTTAAAAAATGAAGCCGGCATGATGCGCTTCACTTCGTTCAACTTGATGGCAAGTGAGCCGTGCAATGCCAGTTCAGTTGGTATCCGTAGTTTGAGTGCCAACTTGGGCCCGGCTGAAGCGTCATTGCATTCTAGCTGCGAGCCCTGAGGCGAACAAGAGTCTGGCGAAGAGCCTTCCTGAGTTGGCTGAATACCAGCAGAGGCCATAGAACTGAACAAGACGACACAAGACACGCACAGGACAACCAAACACCCCAAGTAGAGACAAATGACCGAAGTCACTTTGTCAGATTCAATCTGAAATATCTGAAACATTGTTACACCTCGCTCAGACGAAACGCACGTTTAACCCACTGCAATGGCCGAGCATTGCCAATCAATTGCTCGGGAATTCGCTGCCAGAACGAACGAAACCCGTTCGCGGCTGGTAGACAAGAGGGGACATGATGTTGTATGGGAGTTTCCACAACATCAGGTTCCGCCGCATTAGGAGCCAGTCGGCGGGAATGCCGAGTGAAACCATGTAGTCGAGCTGCTCTTTAGAAACTTGGGCGATCATAAATACTTCCATTAGAGAGTTTCGCGGCCACCTAAAGCGCGCCGCTATTGTTTTATAGCCAGGGGAGGCGCAAAGTCCTCCCCTGATATCAAGCGTCTGAGAACCTCTACTTTTTGACTAGAGTGAGAGGATCAGTGGCGTTAACACCAGCCTTTAAGGTGTCTTTCAACGTCTTGCCGACCGCGGCAAGAAACTGACGCAGCTCACGGCCATCGCGACAACGATAGAAATGCTTTGGAGAGGTTGCCAGCCGACAGAGCAAGGCCTCGTCAGCATCACTACCAAAGGCGATCGTGACCAAGTCAGCCATTTCCTTCAACTGCGAGGCCACCAATTCAGGCGGATTACCGACATTGTGCTGGCCATCGGACAACAGAATGACGACCGGTCGCAGAAAGCTGCAGTTCACATCCTGTTCCGGCAACGGGGATTGCAGCAGATTGATGGCCTGCTGAAGTCCGGCCGTAATGTTGGTCCAGCTGCTTACCGAAATAGTGCTCATTGTGCCGGCGAGATATCCGGCGGTATTGACCGGATTGGCGATGCGGGCGTCCTCGGCAAAATCAACGACGCCGACATAGAATCCTCCTTGTTTTCCGGCAGCGCCAATTCTCTGACCAACTCGCAGCAAGCGTTGCTGGCCTCCTTGGGCCTTTTGACCGGACATCGATATGGAAGCATCCCGCACGATAAGCGCGATCTGCTTTGAGTTGCTGCAGATACAGGTGGGTCTTCGGTACGAACCCATAATTGAGTTGTTCGCCTGTGGAAATGAGAAAGTGTTCGTCATGGGAATCATGTTCCTTTCGTTGACAAGTGATTGTGTTCTTCCATCCTCTGACATTGGAGGATGACATTATAGATCTTGTAGAGTTGTGTGCCGCGAGGGCACTCATGGCCATTGATCTTGCTTACCTCGTGTTAGTGAATTGCTTGGTCTAAGAACTCAAGCTGAAGTGTTGATTGATTGGTTCGACTTTGGCTGCGAATACATCCAAAGTCAGCTCAAGCGGATCGGAATCGAACGATTAACCGGTTTGCGTGCTCAGGAATCGAGCATTCGAGAACCGATGAACATTCCAATTCCTTGCATTACATTCCGAACTGACGCAGCACCAGAAAATACTGGTTAACATCATATGACTCTGGCAAAAACACTCGGAGGGCATCAATGCCGTGATTTCGGAGTCTTTGTACGAAGCTCGGTGCCTCTGGATTGGCCAGCGTTATCTGCGTCAAACGCGACTTTTACCCGACAGCCTTCAAGCAAGGGAATCCAGTTCTCCTTGAAACCGTTAACACCTGCGACCCCCACCGCCGCCTTCCCATACTTGAGAAGCGTCAAAGTATCCACAACACCCTCGCAAATGAACACCTCTTCAGGCTTTGACTCGATGCAGTCAATGTTGAACGGATAAGGAATCGGATGCGCCAAGCACAGTTCCTTTGGTCTCGTTTCCGAATCCAGCGCTCGGCCCTGAAAAAACACCGGCGCGCCATTTTTCAGCCATCTCCAAATCAACCGGTGACGCCTAAAAATGAGCCGGCCATTTCTGTCAAACAGTCCGCTCGCCTGAAGTTGCTCCAGCGGATATTTCGCAAGCAGTGCCTCACTCACGCGCCTCACTTCCCGCAGGCTCTTGGCACCATACTGCGTCGCGATCCTCTGGGGAATCCCCCGGTTACTGAGCAATCGCGCGCCTGATTTGTCAAATCCGACGGCAAACCGTCAAACGTTTGATAGACATCTGCAAATTCCGAAATGCCCCCCTGCTGACCATGGTGTTGGCGATGACACGCTGTTTCTTCGGCACCGGCTGATTTGTCGGCTGGATTCCGGCACGGTCGGCAAGAAATTTCAGCGCATCCGGGAAGCTTAAGCCAAGCACCATCATGACGAGGTCGATGACATCGCCGTGAACATCCTTGCAAACCCAACAGCGAAATGAATTGCTGCGCTGGTCGAACGAAAGCGAAGGCGTCCGGTCTCCATGCTGATGATTCTGCGGACAAAAACAGCGAGCACGATTGTTCTTCACGTCAAGGCCGATATCTTTCGCCACCTTAACGATATTATTCACGTCAGCTTGCTTGACGGCCTCGATGTCGTACATAGCCATTGTTCTCTCCTTCACGGATCGGCTCTCCTCACATTTGGGTATCACTCGTTGATTGCCCGAGCAGTGGGAGCCGTCCGCAGCTAATAGTGATTCACTCTCTCTTTGATTCAAGCTTCACTCCCGCAGCAACGTTTTGACAAAAAGTAGACTCCCGCCAAGAGTGTGGCGAGCAAAACCAAACCTTTCATTTCTTGATTCTGGCATGCCTCGCCAAGAACCGGTACTGCGCCAAAATCCCCACGCTCAGATGGGCACGCAACCAATCAAGCCCAAGTGGCAATGACAGCAGAACGCCAAATGCCAACACGCGATCCCAACGAATTCGATACATGATTCCTCCTAACAAAACTCGTTGCGGAGATAATGGTATAGGTTATCGTTGATGGTTTTATTCTGTACAAGCTGGGCAAGGGAGTTCCTCGCGCTCGTCTTGACGCAGGAGTTTCATCTGCGCTTTCAGCTCCTTACGCAATTCGCGTCCATCCGGGTCAAGCGCGTCCTCCTGTATGTGCGCGTAGTCATCCATGATTCCTGACATAAGATTGCCGTCGATTCCAGCAGCTTTCAGGAGGAGACGTTGACGCAGAGCCAATCCCGCTCGTGAACCTCTTTCTCAAGAATCCACGTGCTGACTTGTTCCGGGGGCATTTCGTTCCAGGCGGTCATACTGCTGGTGGCGATATCGGAGAACTTCAGGATTTCCTTCTTGGCGGCTTCAGATCGATATTGACCTTCTCGAGGAAGATCTTCGCCCGCACATCATCAAGCTCACGACTCGCATAACGGATGTTTTGCTCGTTGTACTCTACAGCGATTTCTAGGACGTCAGCGAAATCTTCATATTGCGAGTATTCGTTATCCGGAGCTTCATCGGAGCCAATGGCATCACTGTTGACATTGGCATCGTCTTCGGAGTTAGTTTCGCGATTGACGGCCTCTTTGTTCTCATCTTGCTCGTCCTTGTCCAGCATTTCGCCATAGATAGCTTCGCCACCGGTAATCTTATCGTCTTGCTTGCCGTCTTTACC contains:
- a CDS encoding helix-turn-helix domain-containing protein; protein product: MDNYLDIEELARRLRVPVTWIYDRTRKSGTEQIPHYKFGKYVRFLEKEVLEYLKTKSKGGAR
- a CDS encoding protein phosphatase 2C domain-containing protein, whose product is MALKLRIPTELALHGSLAIKLNEVKRIMPASFFKDPMASVAGNVQMPVSERLIDSNENRMTTAMLGTLVFIMLLLTTLALFFFYLFRSGLVVVLGAKPSLVRSAVDNGYRCAPTDRLMASEFESSEPEADATGSGLDHSIVSSSSAELSIDADPCDSGVGDAEQPCFPERVLNELEVEAAMESIAANPSFPREPWRLGLSSVKGQVRSEQQDFGACFVISGYQVVVVADGLGGLPLGGLASDHAVKAASLKIFRLLGCGESDGEEDLELVSMMALKAAARRLEAVDRKLTLQDQALLTTLIVLIGGQHGIGYAYIGDGGISIYRSSGEIVHLLKPQKADIHRPNLLTASLGPTPHGEPISGKAERHRGDLIFVGTDGFFDRLEDTPEAFPVGTNEYITRIVQVALARDGNLQIVTEQVLDELSNWADDSGFIFDDNLTLALMGDGSRPDLPADEEPLDQEPAADTPAPEGNAVSEKELEL
- a CDS encoding site-specific integrase, yielding MIPLKEMLQHAIEWGYLRVNPAAFVKRPRVEIEEMDFLRPEEICLLLEHVDSRYQAFFMTAVLTGMRRGELLALKWGDIDWNSSQISVRRSLYRGAFQTPKSNYSFRRIMLSPHLCQTLMYHRTVASSSKLDLVFCDASGRPLDPDNLIKRQFLTALERAGIRRIRFHDLRHTYASLLIAQGEDIKFVQSQLGHSSAKTTLDRYGHLFPGTHKEAARRLDQTIFGNSVRRLLEEPANQDSAVYDKAPEGIGLQGLKFGSGGRI
- a CDS encoding VWA domain-containing protein, with the translated sequence MSGQKAQGGQQRLLRVGQRIGAAGKQGGFYVGVVDFAEDARIANPVNTAGYLAGTMSTISVSSWTNITAGLQQAINLLQSPLPEQDVNCSFLRPVVILLSDGQHNVGNPPELVASQLKEMADLVTIAFGSDADEALLCRLATSPKHFYRCRDGRELRQFLAAVGKTLKDTLKAGVNATDPLTLVKK
- a CDS encoding toprim domain-containing protein; the protein is MSEALLAKYPLEQLQASGLFDRNGRLIFRRHRLIWRWLKNGAPVFFQGRALDSETRPKELCLAHPIPYPFNIDCIESKPEEVFICEGVVDTLTLLKYGKAAVGVAGVNGFKENWIPLLEGCRVKVAFDADNAGQSRGTELRTKTPKSRH